A genomic segment from Rhodospirillum centenum SW encodes:
- a CDS encoding OmpP1/FadL family transporter, which yields MGKPKKMTIVSPSRSGRSAALAGGLLAATALATVVSLPSGAHAAGFQIRENSSALLGTAFAGLASDPRDLSTAVNNPAGLTYIQRSGAEAALSLIVPSTKFKGTSSDAIGRPISGEAEGSKDPLPLPAAFLVYAPEGQDWRLALSATAPYGLETDYDDDWTGRYHAVKSTLETANVNLAGAYRLMPQLSVGGGISVQRAEAELTNAVDFGAILANLRVPGFLPQSADGMAKVQGDDWGWGWNLGLLFEPVPGTRFGLSYHSKIDHTLEGTGKFTVPTSVRTVFTAVGVQAFQPESDATADVTTPQSIDFSVSQDLGRLGLHATASWTDWSEFKEIRVVFANPAQPVSVDEQFYNDTWFFAVGATYAYRDDLTLRVGAAHDGRAAQGEYRTPRIPDEERTWLTAGLSWQPLESLTVDAGYAHLFVADATVNQTTGTGNRLTGHFESNVDIISVAARYRF from the coding sequence ATGGGTAAGCCCAAGAAGATGACCATTGTCTCTCCCTCCCGCTCCGGCCGGAGCGCCGCCCTTGCCGGCGGCTTGCTTGCCGCGACCGCGCTTGCGACCGTCGTTTCCCTGCCGTCCGGTGCCCACGCCGCCGGCTTCCAGATCCGCGAGAACAGCAGCGCCCTGCTGGGCACGGCGTTTGCCGGACTGGCGTCCGACCCGCGCGACCTGTCCACCGCCGTGAACAACCCGGCCGGCCTGACCTACATCCAGCGCTCCGGCGCCGAGGCGGCGCTGAGCCTGATCGTGCCCAGCACCAAGTTCAAGGGCACCAGCAGCGACGCCATCGGCCGCCCGATCAGCGGTGAGGCCGAGGGCTCGAAGGACCCGCTGCCGCTGCCGGCCGCCTTCCTGGTCTATGCGCCGGAGGGGCAGGACTGGCGCCTTGCCCTGTCTGCCACCGCCCCCTACGGGCTGGAGACGGACTATGATGACGACTGGACCGGCCGCTACCATGCCGTGAAGTCCACCCTGGAGACGGCGAACGTCAATCTCGCCGGCGCCTACCGGCTGATGCCGCAGCTCTCCGTCGGCGGCGGCATCTCGGTGCAGCGTGCCGAGGCCGAACTGACCAACGCCGTGGATTTCGGCGCCATCCTGGCGAACCTGCGCGTGCCCGGCTTCCTGCCGCAGTCAGCGGACGGCATGGCCAAGGTGCAGGGCGACGACTGGGGCTGGGGCTGGAACCTGGGCCTGCTGTTCGAGCCGGTGCCCGGCACCCGCTTCGGCCTGTCCTACCACTCCAAGATCGACCACACGCTGGAGGGCACCGGCAAGTTCACCGTGCCGACGTCCGTCCGCACCGTGTTCACGGCCGTGGGCGTGCAGGCGTTCCAGCCGGAGTCGGACGCCACCGCCGACGTCACCACGCCGCAGTCGATCGACTTCTCCGTCAGCCAGGACCTGGGCCGGCTCGGCCTGCACGCCACCGCCTCCTGGACGGACTGGAGCGAGTTCAAGGAGATCCGGGTCGTGTTCGCCAACCCGGCACAGCCGGTCTCGGTGGACGAGCAGTTCTACAACGACACCTGGTTCTTCGCCGTGGGCGCCACCTATGCCTACCGGGATGACCTGACCCTGCGCGTCGGTGCCGCCCATGACGGCCGCGCCGCGCAAGGGGAATACCGCACCCCGCGCATCCCGGACGAGGAGCGCACCTGGCTGACCGCCGGCCTGTCCTGGCAGCCGCTGGAGTCGCTGACCGTGGATGCCGGCTACGCCCACCTGTTCGTGGCGGACGCCACGGTCAACCAGACGACCGGGACGGGCAACCGCCTGACCGGCCATTTCGAGAGCAACGTGGACATCATCTCGGTGGCTGCCCGCTACCGCTTCTGA
- the polA gene encoding DNA polymerase I, with amino-acid sequence MTAPDTATPETAAPETTATPSDIPSPEAVNTSPEALYLVDGSGFIFRAYHALPPLNRPDGTPVNAVLGFTNMLMKLLAELKAEAVAVIFDAKRLNFRNEFYPDYKANRPEPPEDLRPQFAIIREAVDAFCLPCLELEGYEADDLIATYARLAREQGRPVTVVSSDKDLMQLVRDGVRLMDPMKGRLIGPEEVAEKFGVPPEKVVDVQALAGDSVDNVPGVPGIGVKTAAQLITEYGDLETLLERAGEIRQAGRRQKLLENAELARISKRLVRLDDAVPVPVPLDRLRVREPDHHKLIDWLKVQGFRSVIHKVEAELAADGTLVDGAAPAPAPAGRAPRTDVRTALDSRSYAPAATPVPEARDDGVAPQPERVEYELVQDLDALDRWIERAREAGTVAVDTETDGLTPVSAGLVGISLSVEPGRACYIPVQHIDPATPKGATGGLDLGGTPPPPPQIALADALARLKPLLEDPAVLKVGQNVKFDWQIFARHGIAMAPIDDTMLISYVLGTGLHGHGMDELALRHLGHTTIKYDEVTGTGKSRITFDRVPLDKARDYAAEDADITLRLHRVLKHDLVRQHMVTLYETVERPLVPVVARMESRGVLVDRAVLRQMSSDFAQRMLEMEAEIQKLAPRAFNVGSPKQLGEILFDEMKLPGGSKGKSGAWGTDSGVLEGLAEQGVEIAQKVLDWRQLAKLKSTYTDALAEQIDARTGRVHTSFALAATATGRLSSTDPNLQNIPIRTEEGRKIRRAFVARPGHLLLSVDYSQIELRLVAEMAGVPALRRAFHDGIDIHAMTASQVFGVPLDQMTSEIRRKAKAINFGIIYGISGFGLGRQLGITPGEAGAFIRQYFERFPELQTYMETTKAFAREHGYVTTLLGRRCWIQGIREKAPARRAYAERQAINAPIQGTAADIIKRAMARIEPALAAAKLDAAMLLQVHDELLFEVPEAQVEETAAVVRGVMEGAAGLGVPLVAEAGWAPNWAEAH; translated from the coding sequence ATGACCGCCCCGGACACTGCTACCCCGGAAACCGCCGCACCGGAAACGACTGCCACGCCCTCCGACATCCCCTCCCCCGAGGCGGTGAACACCTCGCCGGAGGCGCTCTATCTGGTGGACGGGTCGGGCTTCATCTTCCGCGCCTACCACGCGCTGCCGCCCCTGAACCGGCCGGACGGCACCCCGGTGAACGCCGTGCTGGGCTTCACCAACATGCTGATGAAGCTGCTGGCGGAGCTGAAGGCCGAGGCCGTGGCCGTGATCTTCGACGCCAAGCGGCTGAACTTCCGCAACGAGTTCTATCCCGACTACAAGGCCAACCGGCCGGAACCGCCGGAGGACCTGCGGCCGCAGTTCGCCATCATCCGCGAGGCGGTGGACGCCTTCTGCCTGCCCTGCCTGGAACTGGAAGGCTACGAGGCCGACGACCTGATCGCCACCTATGCCCGGCTGGCCCGCGAGCAGGGACGGCCGGTCACCGTCGTCAGTTCCGACAAGGACCTGATGCAGCTCGTCCGCGACGGCGTGCGCCTGATGGACCCGATGAAGGGCCGGCTGATCGGGCCGGAGGAGGTGGCGGAGAAGTTCGGCGTGCCGCCGGAGAAGGTGGTGGACGTGCAGGCGCTGGCCGGCGACAGCGTGGACAACGTGCCCGGCGTGCCCGGCATCGGTGTCAAGACCGCGGCCCAGCTCATCACCGAATACGGCGACCTGGAGACGCTGCTGGAGCGGGCGGGCGAGATCCGGCAGGCCGGACGGCGGCAGAAGCTGCTGGAGAATGCCGAGCTGGCCCGCATCTCCAAGCGGCTGGTCCGGCTGGACGACGCGGTGCCGGTGCCGGTGCCGCTGGACCGGCTGCGCGTGCGCGAGCCCGACCACCACAAGCTGATCGACTGGCTGAAGGTGCAGGGCTTCCGCTCCGTCATCCACAAGGTAGAGGCGGAGCTGGCGGCCGACGGCACCCTGGTGGACGGTGCGGCCCCCGCCCCGGCCCCCGCCGGCAGGGCGCCGCGCACGGACGTGCGCACCGCGCTGGACAGCCGCAGCTACGCCCCCGCCGCGACCCCCGTGCCGGAAGCCCGCGACGACGGCGTCGCGCCGCAGCCGGAGCGGGTCGAGTACGAGCTGGTGCAGGATCTGGACGCGCTCGACCGCTGGATCGAGCGGGCGCGCGAGGCCGGCACCGTCGCCGTGGACACGGAGACGGACGGGCTGACGCCCGTCAGCGCCGGGCTGGTCGGCATCTCCCTCTCCGTGGAGCCCGGCCGCGCCTGCTACATCCCCGTGCAGCACATCGACCCGGCCACGCCCAAGGGGGCGACGGGCGGGCTGGATCTGGGCGGCACCCCGCCGCCGCCGCCGCAGATCGCGCTGGCGGACGCCCTGGCCCGGCTGAAGCCGCTGCTGGAGGACCCCGCGGTCCTGAAGGTGGGGCAGAACGTCAAGTTCGACTGGCAGATCTTCGCCCGGCACGGCATCGCCATGGCGCCGATCGACGACACCATGCTGATCTCCTACGTGCTGGGCACGGGCCTGCACGGGCACGGCATGGACGAGCTGGCGCTGCGCCACCTGGGCCATACCACGATCAAGTACGACGAGGTCACCGGCACCGGGAAGTCCCGCATCACCTTCGACCGGGTGCCGCTGGACAAGGCCCGCGACTACGCCGCGGAGGACGCGGACATCACCCTGCGGCTGCACCGCGTCCTGAAGCACGACCTGGTGCGCCAGCACATGGTCACGCTCTATGAGACGGTCGAGCGGCCGCTGGTGCCCGTCGTCGCCCGCATGGAAAGCCGCGGCGTGCTGGTGGACCGCGCCGTGCTGCGCCAGATGTCGTCCGACTTCGCCCAGCGCATGCTGGAGATGGAGGCGGAGATCCAGAAGCTGGCCCCGCGCGCCTTCAATGTCGGCAGCCCCAAGCAGCTTGGCGAGATCCTGTTCGACGAGATGAAGCTGCCCGGCGGGTCCAAGGGCAAGTCCGGCGCCTGGGGCACGGATTCCGGCGTGCTGGAGGGGCTGGCCGAGCAGGGCGTGGAGATCGCGCAGAAGGTGCTGGACTGGCGCCAGCTCGCCAAGCTGAAATCCACCTACACCGACGCCCTGGCCGAGCAGATCGACGCCCGCACCGGCCGCGTCCATACCAGCTTCGCGCTGGCCGCCACGGCAACCGGGCGGCTCTCCTCCACCGATCCGAACCTGCAGAACATCCCCATCCGCACCGAGGAGGGGCGCAAGATCCGCCGCGCCTTCGTGGCGCGGCCGGGGCACCTGCTGCTGTCGGTGGACTACAGCCAGATCGAACTGCGGCTGGTGGCGGAGATGGCGGGCGTGCCGGCCCTGCGCCGGGCCTTCCACGACGGCATCGACATCCACGCCATGACCGCCAGCCAGGTCTTCGGCGTGCCGCTGGACCAGATGACCTCGGAGATCCGGCGCAAGGCCAAGGCGATCAACTTCGGGATCATCTACGGCATCTCCGGCTTCGGGCTGGGCCGCCAGCTCGGCATCACGCCGGGCGAGGCGGGCGCCTTCATCAGACAGTATTTCGAGCGCTTCCCCGAGTTGCAGACCTACATGGAGACGACCAAGGCCTTCGCCCGCGAACACGGCTACGTCACCACCCTGCTGGGCCGCCGGTGCTGGATCCAGGGCATCCGGGAGAAGGCCCCCGCCCGCCGCGCCTATGCCGAGCGGCAGGCCATCAACGCGCCCATCCAGGGCACGGCCGCCGACATCATCAAGCGCGCCATGGCCCGGATCGAGCCGGCGCTGGCGGCGGCGAAGCTGGATGCCGCCATGCTGCTCCAGGTCCACGACGAACTGCTGTTCGAGGTGCCCGAAGCGCAGGTGGAGGAGACGGCCGCCGTCGTCCGCGGCGTGATGGAGGGGGCCGCCGGCCTGGGCGTGCCCCTGGTGGCGGAGGCCGGCTGGGCCCCGAACTGGGCGGAGGCGCACTGA
- a CDS encoding tRNA-uridine aminocarboxypropyltransferase, translated as MTTVTPTTPDDERCACGKRAVDLCLCPELTPARTRLGLLVLQHPQEQDVELGTARLLTAQVEGAVLRVGLSWPNMAKALGRPADPRRWGVLHMGSKEDVARVPRGGIAVVDRKGAPLPDSDAVLADLEGLVLLDGTWSQAKTLWWRNAWLLKLRRVVIHPDFRSAYGNVRKEPRRESVSTLEAGAFALGRLEGDPGLQGRMLKPFDTLLDRWQKRRRPARPVPPPATPAP; from the coding sequence ATGACGACCGTGACACCGACGACCCCCGATGACGAGCGCTGCGCCTGTGGCAAGCGCGCCGTCGATCTCTGCCTCTGCCCCGAGCTGACCCCGGCCCGCACACGGCTGGGGCTTCTGGTCCTGCAACATCCGCAGGAACAGGATGTGGAACTGGGCACGGCGCGGCTGCTGACCGCGCAGGTCGAGGGGGCGGTGCTGCGCGTCGGCCTGTCCTGGCCCAACATGGCCAAGGCACTGGGCCGGCCGGCCGATCCGCGCCGCTGGGGCGTGCTGCACATGGGCAGCAAGGAGGACGTGGCGCGGGTGCCACGCGGCGGCATCGCCGTGGTGGACCGCAAGGGCGCCCCCCTGCCCGACAGCGACGCCGTGCTGGCGGACCTGGAGGGGCTGGTGCTGCTGGACGGCACCTGGTCCCAGGCGAAGACGCTGTGGTGGCGGAATGCGTGGCTGCTGAAGCTGCGCCGCGTGGTCATCCACCCCGACTTCCGGTCCGCCTACGGCAATGTGCGCAAGGAACCGCGGCGCGAAAGCGTCTCCACCCTGGAGGCGGGGGCCTTCGCGCTGGGCCGGCTGGAGGGCGATCCGGGACTTCAGGGCCGGATGCTGAAGCCCTTCGACACGCTGCTGGACCGCTGGCAGAAGCGCCGCCGCCCGGCCCGGCCCGTGCCGCCGCCCGCGACTCCGGCCCCCTGA
- a CDS encoding lipopolysaccharide assembly protein LapA domain-containing protein: MRHLTWIITLPVALLALSFSVSNMQTVTILLWPLPWSMELPLYALVLVAMVVSFFAGGLTAWLGGHGQRKAARQQKRRADRLERDLVAAQVRAGEAEARLAAREAVPVAVTTRLPALVP, encoded by the coding sequence GTGCGCCACCTGACCTGGATCATCACCCTGCCCGTGGCCCTTCTGGCCCTGTCCTTTTCGGTCAGCAACATGCAGACCGTGACCATCCTGCTGTGGCCGCTGCCCTGGAGCATGGAGCTGCCGCTCTACGCCCTGGTCCTGGTCGCCATGGTGGTCAGCTTCTTCGCCGGCGGCCTGACCGCCTGGCTGGGCGGCCACGGCCAGCGCAAGGCGGCCCGCCAGCAGAAGCGGCGCGCGGACAGGCTGGAGCGCGATCTCGTCGCCGCCCAGGTCCGCGCCGGCGAGGCGGAGGCGCGGCTGGCCGCGCGGGAGGCGGTGCCCGTCGCCGTCACCACCCGGCTGCCCGCCCTGGTGCCCTGA
- the ihfB gene encoding integration host factor subunit beta, with the protein MTKSELILRLAERNPHLYQRDVEKIVTTIFDEITDALARGDRVELRGFGAFSVKKRDARLGRNPRTGETVDVNQKFIPFFKTGKQLRERLNTD; encoded by the coding sequence ATGACCAAGTCCGAACTGATCCTGCGCCTTGCTGAGCGCAACCCGCACCTGTACCAGCGCGACGTGGAGAAGATCGTCACCACGATCTTCGACGAGATCACCGACGCCCTGGCTCGCGGTGACCGGGTCGAGCTGCGTGGATTCGGCGCCTTTTCCGTGAAGAAGCGCGACGCCCGCCTGGGCCGCAACCCGCGGACCGGGGAGACGGTGGACGTGAACCAGAAGTTCATCCCGTTCTTCAAGACGGGCAAGCAGCTCCGCGAGCGGCTGAACACCGACTGA
- the rpsA gene encoding 30S ribosomal protein S1, producing MAQVSAKSSPAAGAAAGKESFAALLEESFGTADSLEGTVVKGRILSIDNDMVLIDVGLKSEGRVALKEFAVPGQPVELKAGDTVEVYLERMEDKNGEAVLSREKAKREEAWTLLEKSFNDQARVTGVIFGRVKGGFTVDLNGAVAFLPGSQVDIRPVRDISPLLGTPQPFQILKMDRSRGNIVVSRRAVLEESRAEARSELVANLKEGQVLQGVVKNITDYGAFVDLGGVDGLLHVTDIAWRRINHPSEALQIGQTVTVQVIRFNPETQRISLGMKQLEADPWEGVEAKYPVQAKFKGRVTNITDYGAFVELEPGIEGLVHVSEMSWTKKNVHPGKIVSTSQEVEVMVLDVDPVKRRISLGLKQTMQNPWESFVEKFPGGTELEGEVKNITEFGLFVGLPGDIDGMVHLSDLDWNTPGEQAIQTYKKGDQVKVKVLDVDVEKERISLGIKQLAGDPFETAVAGVKKGDVVTCTVTQVTEGGIEVEVGEGFTGFIRKSDLSRDRSEQRPDRFAIGEKVDAKVTQIDRGSRKITLSIKAKEVEEEKQAMQEFGSSDSGASLGDILGAALKRKQQVGEE from the coding sequence ATGGCCCAGGTTTCCGCCAAGTCCAGCCCGGCCGCCGGCGCCGCCGCCGGCAAGGAGAGCTTCGCCGCTCTTCTCGAAGAGTCCTTCGGCACCGCCGACAGCCTGGAAGGCACCGTCGTCAAGGGGCGCATCCTCTCGATCGACAACGACATGGTTCTGATCGACGTCGGCCTGAAGTCCGAAGGCCGCGTCGCGCTCAAGGAGTTCGCGGTTCCCGGCCAGCCGGTCGAACTGAAGGCGGGCGACACCGTCGAGGTGTACCTGGAGCGCATGGAGGACAAGAACGGCGAGGCCGTGCTGTCCCGCGAGAAGGCGAAGCGCGAAGAAGCCTGGACCCTGCTGGAGAAGTCGTTCAACGACCAGGCCCGCGTGACGGGCGTGATCTTCGGCCGCGTGAAGGGTGGCTTCACCGTCGATCTCAACGGCGCCGTGGCGTTCCTGCCGGGCAGCCAGGTCGACATCCGGCCGGTGCGCGACATCAGCCCGCTGCTGGGCACGCCGCAGCCCTTCCAGATCCTCAAGATGGACCGCAGCCGCGGCAACATCGTCGTCTCCCGCCGCGCCGTGCTGGAAGAGAGCCGGGCCGAGGCGCGCAGCGAGCTGGTCGCCAACCTCAAGGAAGGCCAGGTCCTGCAGGGCGTCGTCAAGAACATCACCGACTACGGTGCGTTCGTCGATCTGGGCGGCGTTGACGGCCTGCTGCATGTCACCGACATCGCGTGGCGCCGCATCAACCACCCGTCCGAGGCGCTGCAGATCGGCCAGACCGTCACGGTCCAGGTCATCCGCTTCAACCCGGAGACCCAGCGCATCAGCCTCGGCATGAAGCAGCTCGAGGCCGATCCGTGGGAGGGCGTGGAAGCCAAGTACCCGGTCCAGGCCAAGTTCAAGGGCCGCGTCACCAACATCACCGACTACGGCGCCTTCGTGGAGCTGGAGCCGGGCATCGAGGGTCTGGTCCACGTCTCCGAGATGAGCTGGACCAAGAAGAACGTCCACCCGGGCAAGATCGTCTCCACCTCCCAGGAGGTCGAGGTGATGGTCCTGGACGTCGATCCGGTGAAGCGCCGCATCAGCCTCGGCCTGAAGCAGACGATGCAGAACCCGTGGGAGTCCTTCGTCGAGAAGTTCCCCGGCGGCACCGAGCTGGAAGGCGAGGTCAAGAACATCACCGAGTTCGGCCTGTTCGTGGGCCTGCCCGGCGACATCGACGGCATGGTCCACCTGTCCGACCTGGACTGGAACACCCCGGGCGAGCAGGCCATCCAGACCTACAAGAAGGGCGATCAGGTCAAGGTCAAGGTTCTCGACGTTGACGTCGAGAAGGAGCGCATCTCCCTGGGCATCAAGCAGCTCGCGGGCGATCCGTTCGAGACCGCCGTCGCCGGCGTCAAGAAGGGCGACGTGGTGACCTGCACGGTCACCCAGGTCACCGAGGGCGGCATCGAGGTCGAGGTGGGCGAAGGCTTCACCGGCTTCATCCGCAAGTCCGACCTGTCCCGCGACCGCTCCGAGCAGCGGCCCGACCGCTTCGCCATCGGCGAGAAGGTCGATGCCAAGGTCACCCAGATCGACCGCGGCAGCCGCAAGATCACCCTCTCCATCAAGGCCAAGGAGGTCGAGGAGGAGAAGCAGGCGATGCAGGAGTTCGGCTCGTCCGACAGCGGCGCCTCGCTGGGCGACATCCTGGGTGCGGCGCTCAAGCGCAAGCAGCAGGTCGGCGAGGAGTAA
- the cmk gene encoding (d)CMP kinase, translating into MTPPPSAPLVIAIDGPAASGKGTLARRLAAALGFAHLDTGGLYRAVGLTLRRAGQDPADAGLAARAAAALTPGDIAGLMADPELRTEATAQAASLVSVVPAVRQALLDFQRDFAARPPALAGGTRARGAVLDGRDIGTVVCPGAQAKLYVTATVEVRAERRLKELQGRGAVAIYADVLKDMKDRDARDSQRAVAPLKPAADAYLLDTSSLDADQAFDAAMTFVRAKPAFNGR; encoded by the coding sequence TTGACCCCGCCTCCCAGCGCCCCCCTCGTCATCGCCATCGACGGTCCCGCCGCCAGCGGCAAGGGCACGCTTGCCCGTCGTCTCGCCGCCGCCCTGGGCTTCGCGCATCTCGACACCGGCGGTCTCTACCGCGCCGTCGGGCTGACCCTGCGCCGCGCCGGGCAGGACCCGGCCGATGCCGGGCTTGCGGCCCGGGCCGCGGCGGCGCTGACGCCGGGCGACATCGCCGGGCTGATGGCCGATCCGGAGCTGCGGACGGAGGCGACGGCGCAGGCGGCGTCGCTGGTCTCGGTCGTGCCGGCGGTGCGCCAGGCGCTGCTGGATTTCCAGCGCGATTTCGCCGCGCGGCCGCCCGCGCTGGCCGGCGGAACAAGGGCCCGCGGTGCCGTTCTGGACGGCCGCGACATCGGCACCGTGGTCTGCCCCGGGGCGCAAGCGAAGCTCTATGTCACCGCTACGGTGGAAGTAAGGGCCGAGCGCCGACTCAAGGAGTTGCAGGGGCGGGGCGCTGTCGCTATATACGCCGACGTCCTGAAGGACATGAAGGATCGTGACGCGCGTGACAGCCAGCGGGCGGTGGCCCCGCTGAAGCCGGCTGCCGACGCGTATTTGCTTGACACGTCCTCGTTGGATGCCGACCAGGCCTTCGACGCAGCCATGACCTTCGTCCGCGCGAAGCCGGCGTTCAACGGACGCTGA
- a CDS encoding type II toxin-antitoxin system PemK/MazF family toxin has product MPTFEPLEVVTVPFPFVERPVLKRRPAVVISRPVRQDRLGLIWVVMITSARNEAWPGDIPVADITLAGLSRPSVIRPCKMSVIEPAEIRAIGRLDADGIDALTRALAEILPPLQPPALRP; this is encoded by the coding sequence ATGCCGACCTTTGAGCCGCTTGAGGTCGTCACGGTTCCTTTCCCGTTCGTCGAACGGCCGGTGCTCAAGCGTCGGCCAGCGGTCGTGATCTCCCGGCCCGTGCGGCAGGACCGTCTCGGGCTGATCTGGGTCGTGATGATCACGAGCGCCCGGAACGAGGCCTGGCCGGGCGACATTCCCGTCGCGGACATCACGTTGGCCGGGTTGTCCCGTCCATCCGTGATCCGGCCCTGCAAGATGTCCGTGATCGAACCCGCCGAGATCCGCGCCATCGGCCGGCTCGATGCGGACGGGATCGACGCGTTGACGCGGGCCCTGGCGGAAATCCTTCCCCCGCTCCAGCCCCCTGCGCTCCGTCCTTGA
- a CDS encoding AbrB/MazE/SpoVT family DNA-binding domain-containing protein, which yields MAISRRVSTKVQTVLPLAVREHLRIRPGDEIEYDLQEGYAILRPKRRAALADEPFALFTEWAGPADEEDYADL from the coding sequence ATGGCGATCAGCCGCAGGGTGTCCACCAAGGTCCAGACAGTGCTGCCGCTCGCCGTCCGGGAACATCTCCGCATCCGGCCGGGGGACGAGATCGAGTACGACCTCCAGGAGGGCTATGCGATCCTGCGTCCCAAGCGGAGAGCGGCGCTGGCGGACGAGCCCTTTGCCCTGTTCACCGAGTGGGCCGGTCCTGCGGACGAGGAGGACTATGCCGACCTTTGA
- a CDS encoding Uma2 family endonuclease: MTALRKLDRRMTVEEFLAWDSGDDLVWELIDGYPVLRDYDPATGQASPSPDHGAVTAALGRLIGNALAARKHPCRLEIGSGVDHGRRDRDFRIPDLLVRCGRTPAGPGEPVLVVEVLSPANTASEMHRKHAFFKATPSIREIVELEQDEAACTVLRRVPGRASPGDAGGEGADVWLQERLAGPDAVLRLDSIDAAIPLAEVYRGILEDPGDDPGE; the protein is encoded by the coding sequence ATGACCGCTTTGCGCAAGCTCGACCGCCGCATGACCGTGGAGGAGTTCCTGGCCTGGGACTCCGGTGACGATCTGGTCTGGGAACTGATCGACGGCTACCCGGTGCTGCGCGACTACGATCCGGCGACCGGCCAGGCCTCGCCCAGCCCGGACCACGGCGCCGTCACGGCCGCGCTGGGTCGGTTGATCGGCAATGCGCTGGCCGCCCGGAAGCACCCCTGCCGGCTGGAGATCGGCTCCGGCGTGGACCATGGCCGCCGGGACCGCGACTTCCGCATCCCCGATCTGCTGGTCCGCTGCGGCCGCACCCCGGCCGGGCCGGGCGAGCCGGTGCTGGTGGTGGAGGTGCTGTCGCCCGCCAACACGGCCTCGGAGATGCACCGCAAGCACGCCTTCTTCAAGGCGACCCCGTCGATCCGGGAGATCGTGGAACTGGAGCAGGACGAGGCCGCCTGCACCGTCCTGCGCCGCGTGCCGGGCCGGGCGAGCCCCGGCGACGCCGGGGGAGAGGGGGCCGACGTCTGGTTGCAGGAACGGCTGGCGGGTCCGGACGCCGTGCTGCGCCTGGACAGCATCGACGCCGCGATCCCGCTGGCGGAGGTCTACCGCGGCATCCTGGAGGACCCGGGCGACGATCCCGGGGAGTGA